A single genomic interval of Roseomonas aeriglobus harbors:
- the hppD gene encoding 4-hydroxyphenylpyruvate dioxygenase: MTEKHDNPMGLDGFAFVEFTSPEPDAMADWFEKLGFTHVGTHKSKNVRHYAQGDINFILNMDGEGQVAGFREAHGPSANAMAFTVEDDDAALKLAVERGAVPVKGQNGPGELDIPAIEGIGGANLYLVDKKDDIWATDFVPTGKGRNDNSVGLNVLDHLTHNLKRGRMDYWADYYERIFNFRQIRYFDIEGQATGLFSKAMTAPDDKIRIPLNESQDEHSQIEEFIKDYKGEGIQHIALTTDDIFATVDRLRANGIIFQDSPDTYFAMIDQRLPGHGHDVAEMRKRRILIDGAPETGGGLLLQIFTANMIGPIFFEIIQRKGNDGFGEGNFKALFESIELDQIRRGVVPAKQEA, encoded by the coding sequence ATGACCGAGAAGCACGACAATCCGATGGGCCTCGACGGCTTTGCGTTCGTTGAATTCACCTCGCCCGAACCCGATGCCATGGCCGATTGGTTCGAAAAGCTTGGCTTCACCCATGTCGGCACGCACAAATCGAAGAACGTCCGCCATTATGCGCAGGGCGACATCAACTTCATCCTGAACATGGACGGTGAAGGCCAGGTCGCAGGCTTTCGCGAAGCCCATGGCCCGAGCGCCAATGCGATGGCGTTCACGGTCGAGGACGACGACGCCGCGCTGAAGCTGGCGGTCGAGCGCGGGGCGGTGCCGGTCAAGGGTCAGAACGGGCCCGGCGAGCTCGACATCCCGGCGATCGAGGGCATCGGCGGCGCCAACCTGTACCTGGTCGACAAGAAGGACGACATCTGGGCGACCGACTTCGTCCCCACCGGCAAGGGGCGTAACGACAATTCGGTCGGCCTGAACGTGCTCGACCACCTCACGCACAATCTGAAGCGCGGGCGGATGGATTATTGGGCGGATTACTACGAGCGCATCTTCAACTTCCGCCAGATCCGCTATTTCGACATCGAGGGTCAGGCGACCGGCCTGTTCTCCAAGGCGATGACCGCGCCGGACGACAAGATCCGCATCCCGCTGAACGAAAGCCAGGACGAGCATTCGCAGATCGAGGAGTTCATCAAGGACTATAAGGGCGAAGGCATCCAGCATATCGCGCTGACGACCGACGATATCTTCGCAACCGTCGACCGGCTGCGCGCGAACGGCATCATCTTCCAGGATTCGCCCGATACCTATTTCGCCATGATCGACCAGCGCCTGCCCGGCCACGGACACGACGTGGCGGAAATGCGCAAGCGCAGGATCCTGATCGACGGCGCGCCGGAGACGGGCGGCGGCCTGCTGCTGCAGATCTTCACCGCAAACATGATCGGCCCGATCTTCTTCGAAATCATTCAGCGCAAGGGCAACGACGGTTTCGGCGAAGGCAACTTCAAGGCGCTGTTCGAGTCGATCGAATTGGATCAAATCCGTCGCGGCGTCGTGCCGGCTAAGCAGGAGGCTTAG
- a CDS encoding DUF892 family protein: MTGDSDALFTTCLQDLAAGERMLGKALPGIAECAADERLQVLLLAHVAACRDSAAGMADYDRDLDGPDNLWMTGICDDARRDTETTKHGPLLDTALIGAIRKATAARAVSYDTAIAMAEVLAIDPTALSDAKARSLALDQELLALLPGTAALGKSAQTSS; this comes from the coding sequence ATGACCGGCGATTCCGACGCGCTGTTCACGACGTGCCTGCAGGATCTGGCCGCGGGCGAGCGGATGCTGGGGAAAGCGCTGCCCGGGATCGCCGAGTGTGCAGCCGACGAGAGGTTGCAGGTGCTACTGCTCGCCCATGTCGCGGCGTGTCGGGATAGCGCTGCGGGCATGGCGGACTATGACCGCGATCTCGATGGGCCGGACAATCTCTGGATGACGGGCATCTGCGACGACGCGCGACGGGATACCGAGACGACGAAGCACGGTCCGCTGCTCGATACCGCGCTGATCGGTGCGATCCGCAAGGCGACCGCGGCGAGGGCAGTGTCCTACGACACCGCGATCGCGATGGCCGAAGTGCTGGCGATCGACCCGACCGCGCTCAGCGACGCGAAGGCGCGGTCGCTCGCGCTCGATCAGGAACTGCTGGCGCTGCTGCCGGGCACGGCGGCCTTGGGGAAGTCCGCCCAGACCTCGTCATAG
- a CDS encoding homogentisate 1,2-dioxygenase, giving the protein MTGFGNHFATEAVAGALPQGRNSPQKPAYGLYAEQLSGTAFTAPRHENRRSWLYRLRPSASHPAFTRYTGSQQFAPGVSDAPLAPNRLRWRPLEQAHGGDWLDSLTTMLVAGDGPQAQAGVAMHLYHASQDMVRRAFVSADGELLILPEKGALRLLTEMGRIDVAPGQVAIIPRGVRFRVELPDGSARGYVAENHGEPFRLPDLGPIGANGLANPRDFETPVAWFEDVEGEYQLVQKFLGSLWTTELGRSPLDVVAWHGNLAPCRYDLSRFNTIGTVSFDHPDPSIFTVLTSPSDVAGTANIDFVIFPPRWMVAEDTFRPPWFHRNVMSECMGLITGAYDAKADGFRPGALSLHNQMSGHGPDVASWKGASEAELKPHKIDGTMAFMIESRWVFKPTDYALETSALDEDYDEVWADFPKAAVPGSSASSS; this is encoded by the coding sequence ATGACCGGCTTCGGCAACCACTTCGCCACCGAAGCGGTCGCCGGCGCCCTGCCCCAAGGTCGCAATTCCCCGCAGAAGCCCGCCTACGGCCTTTATGCCGAGCAACTGTCGGGCACGGCCTTCACTGCGCCGCGACACGAGAACCGCCGCTCCTGGCTGTACCGCCTGCGCCCCTCGGCCAGTCACCCCGCCTTCACCCGCTACACCGGTTCCCAGCAGTTCGCGCCCGGCGTCAGCGACGCTCCCCTCGCCCCGAACCGCCTGCGCTGGCGGCCGCTGGAGCAGGCGCACGGCGGCGACTGGCTCGACAGCCTGACGACGATGCTCGTCGCCGGGGACGGCCCGCAAGCGCAGGCCGGCGTCGCGATGCACCTTTATCACGCGTCGCAGGACATGGTCCGCCGAGCGTTCGTGTCGGCGGATGGTGAGCTGCTGATCCTGCCCGAGAAGGGCGCGCTCCGCCTGTTGACCGAGATGGGTCGCATCGATGTTGCCCCCGGCCAGGTCGCGATCATTCCCCGTGGCGTGCGTTTCCGCGTCGAGCTGCCTGACGGATCGGCGCGGGGCTATGTCGCCGAAAATCACGGCGAGCCCTTCCGTCTGCCCGACCTCGGCCCGATCGGCGCCAATGGCCTCGCCAATCCGCGCGATTTCGAAACGCCGGTCGCGTGGTTCGAGGACGTCGAGGGCGAGTATCAGCTCGTCCAGAAATTCCTCGGGTCGCTCTGGACGACGGAACTCGGCCGCTCGCCGCTCGACGTGGTCGCCTGGCACGGCAACCTCGCGCCGTGCCGCTACGATCTGTCGCGGTTCAACACGATCGGCACGGTCAGCTTCGATCACCCCGATCCTTCGATCTTCACCGTGCTGACCTCGCCCAGCGACGTCGCCGGGACCGCCAACATCGATTTCGTCATCTTTCCACCGCGCTGGATGGTGGCCGAGGACACGTTCCGCCCGCCGTGGTTCCACCGCAACGTCATGAGCGAGTGCATGGGCCTGATCACCGGCGCCTATGATGCAAAAGCCGACGGCTTCCGCCCCGGCGCGCTATCGCTGCACAATCAGATGAGCGGTCATGGCCCCGACGTCGCAAGCTGGAAGGGCGCGAGCGAGGCTGAGCTCAAGCCGCATAAGATCGACGGCACCATGGCCTTCATGATCGAAAGCCGCTGGGTGTTCAAACCGACGGACTATGCGCTGGAAACGAGCGCGCTCGACGAGGACTATGACGAGGTCTGGGCGGACTTCCCCAAGGCCGCCGTGCCCGGCAGCAGCGCCAGCAGTTCCTGA
- a CDS encoding MarR family transcriptional regulator: MTKTLKLDDFLPYRLSIASNRVSDAVAGTYRALFGLRISEWRLVAVLAESEGLSQQALGARTQMDKVTVSRAAIALVDRGLVTRAPNPGDQRSHILALTPAGRALYAEVAPKALEIERRLFGAFDAAELVQLRSMLARIEDAVDRL, from the coding sequence GTGACGAAAACGCTGAAGCTCGACGATTTCCTCCCCTATCGCCTTTCGATCGCGTCGAACCGGGTGTCCGACGCGGTCGCTGGCACGTACCGCGCGCTGTTCGGTCTGCGGATTTCCGAATGGCGGCTGGTCGCGGTGCTGGCCGAAAGCGAGGGGTTGAGCCAGCAGGCGTTGGGCGCGCGGACGCAGATGGACAAGGTGACGGTCAGCCGCGCCGCGATCGCACTGGTCGACCGCGGGCTTGTGACGCGGGCGCCGAACCCGGGGGATCAAAGGTCGCACATTCTGGCGCTAACGCCGGCCGGGCGCGCACTTTACGCGGAGGTCGCGCCAAAGGCCCTGGAAATCGAGCGTCGGCTGTTCGGTGCCTTCGACGCGGCCGAGCTCGTGCAGTTGCGGTCGATGCTGGCGCGTATAGAAGACGCCGTCGATCGACTCTGA
- a CDS encoding BamA/TamA family outer membrane protein, which produces MLAGAVSLPAMAHGQINQPKPGQGAPSSSLPDPQKQPATPAQTAPAAPADPASDTPIVSDATFEKEVPQLSSDPNAPLEPIEDFAAPATTAVPGQQPAAGTPAADAAATQVAQDSELAQPLPPLSSFNVEPVQIAGVEDPPASEIRYETRVEGLEEIGLTDRFNALSALKEDKDAPNAVIVAARAREDEELAKRLMRAIGYYDGTATSAIEPIQGEQGRVRAVVTAIPGAQYKLGSITVRAEPTVPPGLIERELPLKVGEAIDAERIQGAEANVSLKLPQQGYAFAEVGQRDILLDDATHLGDYTLPVTIGPRGAFGRIVTKGDPVFETDHIEILRRYKPGELYDVRKVDDLRQALVATSLFSSVAVEPQRTGRAGPDGTEEVDLLVTQNKGPARTLAGQVGYGTGEGFTLQGSWTHRNLFPPEGALIVSGIAGTQQQGLGVTFRRSNAGRRDRTVTLVASANRQDYDAFEAFTGTLSGRISYDSTPIWQKKWTYFYGVELVGTNEDVYDFSLSNRVRRTYFIGALPGYLGYDSSDDLLNPTKGFRVKLNLSPEASMNRGTRPYVRGMLEGTAYYPVTSSIVIAGRARVGAIAGIARDDLAPSRRYYAGGGGSVRGFGFQELGPKTEEPNPKFDPTDPDEKDPPTIFRPVGGRSFNEFAIEARYRFGNFGIVPFLDAGQVYDSTLPKGSDLRFGAGIGGRFYTNFGPMRIDVATPIARKPGESKIALYLSIGQAF; this is translated from the coding sequence ATGCTGGCGGGTGCCGTGTCGCTGCCCGCAATGGCGCATGGCCAGATCAACCAGCCCAAGCCGGGGCAGGGGGCGCCATCGTCCTCGTTGCCCGACCCGCAAAAGCAACCCGCGACGCCGGCGCAGACTGCGCCCGCAGCGCCGGCCGACCCGGCAAGCGACACGCCCATCGTTTCGGATGCGACCTTCGAAAAGGAAGTGCCGCAACTGAGCAGCGATCCCAACGCGCCGCTCGAACCGATCGAGGATTTCGCTGCCCCGGCGACGACCGCCGTCCCCGGGCAGCAGCCGGCCGCCGGCACGCCCGCGGCCGATGCCGCTGCAACCCAAGTGGCGCAGGATAGCGAGTTGGCCCAACCTCTGCCGCCGCTCTCCAGCTTCAACGTCGAGCCGGTCCAGATCGCCGGTGTCGAGGACCCGCCGGCGAGCGAGATCCGCTATGAAACGCGGGTCGAAGGCTTGGAGGAGATCGGTCTTACCGACCGCTTCAATGCCCTGTCGGCGTTGAAGGAAGACAAGGACGCCCCGAACGCCGTCATCGTCGCCGCGCGAGCCCGCGAGGACGAGGAACTGGCCAAACGGCTGATGCGCGCGATCGGCTATTACGATGGTACCGCGACGTCGGCGATCGAGCCGATCCAGGGAGAGCAAGGTCGCGTCCGCGCGGTCGTGACCGCCATTCCTGGTGCGCAGTACAAGCTCGGCTCGATCACCGTGCGCGCCGAGCCCACCGTACCGCCCGGGCTGATCGAACGCGAACTGCCGTTGAAGGTAGGCGAAGCGATCGATGCTGAACGTATCCAGGGCGCCGAGGCGAACGTGTCGCTCAAGCTGCCGCAGCAGGGCTATGCCTTCGCCGAGGTCGGACAGCGCGATATCCTGCTCGACGATGCGACACATCTGGGCGACTATACGTTGCCCGTCACCATCGGCCCGCGCGGCGCCTTCGGCCGGATCGTGACGAAGGGCGATCCGGTGTTCGAGACCGATCATATCGAGATACTCCGCCGGTACAAACCGGGCGAGTTGTACGATGTGCGCAAGGTGGACGATCTGCGCCAGGCACTAGTCGCCACCAGCCTGTTCTCCTCCGTCGCGGTCGAGCCGCAGCGAACCGGTCGCGCCGGGCCGGACGGGACCGAGGAGGTCGACCTGCTCGTCACGCAGAACAAGGGCCCGGCCCGTACGCTCGCGGGCCAAGTCGGCTATGGCACCGGCGAAGGCTTCACCCTTCAGGGCAGCTGGACGCACCGCAACCTGTTCCCACCCGAAGGAGCGCTGATCGTCAGCGGCATCGCCGGCACGCAGCAGCAGGGGTTGGGCGTGACCTTCCGTCGTTCGAACGCTGGGCGCCGCGACCGGACGGTGACGCTGGTGGCGTCCGCCAACCGGCAGGATTACGATGCGTTCGAAGCGTTCACCGGCACGCTGTCGGGGCGCATCAGCTATGACTCCACGCCGATCTGGCAGAAGAAATGGACCTATTTCTACGGAGTCGAACTCGTCGGCACGAACGAGGATGTGTACGATTTCTCGCTCTCCAATCGCGTGCGGCGCACCTATTTCATCGGCGCGCTGCCGGGGTATCTCGGCTATGATTCGTCCGACGATCTGCTGAACCCGACCAAAGGCTTCCGCGTGAAGCTCAACCTGAGCCCAGAAGCGTCGATGAACCGCGGTACGCGGCCCTATGTCCGCGGCATGCTGGAGGGGACGGCCTATTATCCGGTAACGAGCAGCATCGTCATCGCCGGTCGCGCGCGCGTCGGCGCGATCGCGGGTATCGCGCGCGACGATCTCGCGCCCTCGCGGCGATACTATGCCGGCGGCGGCGGATCGGTGCGCGGTTTCGGTTTCCAGGAACTGGGCCCGAAGACCGAGGAGCCGAACCCGAAGTTCGACCCGACCGATCCGGACGAGAAGGATCCGCCGACTATCTTCCGCCCGGTCGGCGGGCGCAGCTTCAACGAATTTGCGATCGAGGCGCGCTATCGCTTCGGCAATTTCGGGATCGTGCCCTTCCTGGACGCTGGCCAAGTCTATGACAGCACGCTGCCCAAGGGGTCCGACCTGCGGTTCGGCGCGGGCATCGGCGGGCGTTTCTATACCAATTTCGGGCCGATGCGGATCGACGTCGCGACACCAATCGCGCGCAAGCCGGGGGAATCGAAGATCGCGCTTTACCTTTCGATCGGGCAGGCGTTCTGA